The proteins below are encoded in one region of Gemmatimonadales bacterium:
- a CDS encoding NAD-dependent epimerase/dehydratase family protein yields MKVFVTGGTGLVGRHVIAALLARGDRVTALARSDTAAAGVAGMGAVPVRGDITDAPAIEAGVRGADAVVHAAAVVLSRRGWEHYHRTNVAATETVARAAATHGARLVHLSSVAVYGRKTTYDGGERSVDESFGTDRPIFPGDHYARSKREAEQAVWRMAHEEEPRLSAVALRPCVIYGEGDRQFSIRVARALRRGVGMVIGDGSNPLSVVYAGNVAAAALAALDRPDVQGPFNIANDGAVTQREFLERFAGGLGVQLRVLAVPRFLAWPAASAADIVLRAARPGSPMMLFKAAVQFLGHANPFVSSRAERELEWRPVVPPAEAVERTGRWFRDAA; encoded by the coding sequence GTGAAGGTCTTCGTGACCGGAGGAACAGGGCTGGTGGGCCGGCACGTCATCGCTGCCCTCTTGGCCCGGGGTGACCGCGTCACTGCGCTCGCCCGGAGCGACACCGCGGCCGCCGGAGTGGCGGGGATGGGCGCCGTGCCGGTGCGCGGAGACATCACGGATGCCCCGGCGATCGAGGCCGGCGTGCGCGGGGCCGACGCGGTGGTGCACGCCGCGGCCGTCGTGCTCTCCCGTCGGGGCTGGGAGCACTACCATCGGACCAACGTCGCGGCGACGGAGACCGTGGCGCGCGCGGCCGCGACCCACGGCGCTCGCCTGGTGCACCTCTCGTCGGTCGCCGTCTATGGGCGCAAGACGACCTACGATGGAGGCGAGCGGAGCGTCGATGAGTCCTTCGGCACGGATCGCCCGATCTTCCCCGGCGATCACTACGCGCGCTCCAAGCGCGAGGCGGAGCAGGCGGTGTGGCGGATGGCGCACGAGGAGGAGCCGCGACTCTCGGCCGTCGCGCTCCGGCCGTGCGTGATCTATGGCGAAGGCGACCGCCAGTTCTCCATCCGCGTCGCGCGCGCGCTCCGGCGCGGGGTAGGAATGGTGATCGGCGACGGCTCGAACCCGCTGAGCGTCGTCTATGCCGGCAACGTCGCCGCCGCGGCGCTCGCGGCGCTCGACCGCCCGGATGTCCAGGGCCCGTTCAACATCGCCAACGACGGAGCGGTCACCCAGCGCGAGTTCCTGGAGCGGTTCGCGGGCGGCCTGGGAGTGCAGCTGCGCGTGCTGGCGGTCCCGCGCTTCCTGGCGTGGCCGGCCGCCAGCGCGGCGGACATCGTGCTGCGCGCCGCGCGCCCCGGCTCGCCGATGATGCTGTTCAAGGCGGCCGTGCAGTTCCTCGGCCACGCCAACCCGTTCGTGTCGTCGCGCGCGGAGCGCGAGCTGGAATGGAGGCCCGTGGTGCCGCCGGCTGAAGCGGTGGAGCGCACCGGCCGGTGGTTCCGCGACGCGGCATGA
- a CDS encoding (Fe-S)-binding protein, translating into MKLDGRTDRAISPARQGANAHAWAGLDACVHCGFCLPACPTYEVTSDESDSPRGRIVLMRALERGELPPDDPEMASHLDRCLGCRACESVCPSGVLFGPALEAARAEITHTRPLPLLVRAGLWLLARPERQRSMWALSRLARATRLPEVLSRGAGPDAPRLASMLAMLAATRSGRGAASVAASAARRPAPSVPSDGRSAGDTAPEPPRTSGPGDAAREVALFRGCVMDGLFGHVHDATIRTLAVNGVVTSEVPGQVCCGALAAHSGHQHLARELARENVRAFDGAAPGVTVVTNSAGCGAMLKAYGEWLTGEALEDRAHDFAARVRDVTEVLADRGPRRGNPLPLRVAYDEPCHLLHAQKVAAAPRAILDAIPDLVQVPLDGSDRCCGSAGLYSLVEPELSNQVLGAKLEAIGKARPDVVVTGNPGCLMQIGAGTLLRGLDVEVRHPVELLDWSYAT; encoded by the coding sequence ATGAAGCTGGACGGACGGACGGACCGGGCCATCTCACCGGCGCGCCAGGGGGCCAACGCGCACGCCTGGGCCGGACTCGACGCGTGCGTGCACTGCGGGTTCTGCCTCCCGGCGTGCCCCACCTATGAGGTCACCTCGGACGAGAGCGACTCGCCGCGCGGGCGCATCGTGCTGATGCGCGCGCTGGAGCGCGGAGAGCTTCCGCCCGACGACCCGGAGATGGCCTCGCATCTCGACCGTTGTCTCGGGTGCCGGGCGTGCGAGAGCGTGTGCCCCTCGGGTGTGCTCTTCGGTCCGGCACTCGAGGCCGCGCGGGCCGAGATCACGCACACGCGGCCACTTCCTTTGCTGGTGCGCGCCGGGCTCTGGCTCCTCGCCCGACCCGAGCGCCAGAGATCGATGTGGGCGCTCTCACGCCTCGCGCGAGCCACCCGGTTGCCGGAGGTGCTCTCGCGCGGTGCGGGACCGGATGCCCCGCGTCTCGCCTCGATGCTGGCGATGCTCGCGGCGACGAGAAGCGGTCGCGGGGCGGCGAGCGTCGCGGCGTCTGCCGCGCGACGGCCGGCGCCGAGCGTGCCGTCCGACGGCCGGAGCGCGGGAGATACCGCACCCGAGCCGCCGCGCACCTCGGGCCCCGGCGACGCCGCGCGCGAGGTTGCGCTGTTCCGCGGCTGCGTCATGGACGGCCTCTTCGGCCACGTGCACGACGCCACCATCCGCACGCTGGCGGTGAACGGCGTCGTGACCAGCGAGGTGCCCGGCCAGGTATGCTGCGGCGCGCTCGCCGCGCACTCGGGCCACCAGCACCTGGCGCGCGAGCTGGCGCGCGAGAACGTGAGGGCGTTCGACGGCGCCGCACCCGGCGTAACGGTGGTGACCAACAGCGCCGGTTGTGGCGCCATGCTGAAGGCGTATGGCGAGTGGCTCACCGGGGAAGCGCTCGAGGACCGCGCTCACGACTTCGCCGCGCGGGTGCGCGACGTCACTGAGGTGCTGGCGGACCGCGGACCCAGGCGCGGCAATCCGCTGCCGTTGCGGGTCGCCTACGATGAGCCTTGCCATCTCCTGCACGCGCAGAAGGTCGCGGCGGCGCCCCGCGCCATCCTCGACGCGATCCCCGACCTCGTCCAGGTTCCCCTCGACGGCAGTGATCGGTGCTGCGGCAGCGCCGGGCTCTATTCGTTGGTCGAGCCGGAGCTGTCGAACCAGGTGCTTGGCGCGAAGCTCGAGGCGATAGGCAAGGCGCGCCCGGACGTCGTCGTCACGGGGAACCCCGGTTGCCTCATGCAGATCGGCGCCGGCACGCTGCTCCGCGGCCTCGACGTGGAGGTGCGACACCCGGTGGAGCTGCTCGATTGGTCCTACGCGACGTGA
- a CDS encoding molybdopterin oxidoreductase family protein produces MPPTAPLRRVVRGACPHDCPDTCAMLVTIERTAEGAWRAVDLRGDPDHPVTRGFLCAKVDRYLERTYHADRLTSPLRRVGAKGEGRFAPVSWDEALDEIAQRLRRVCDEHGPQAILPYSYAGTMGFIQGSSMDRRFFHRLGASLLDRTICSTAGSVGMQMTVGQNVGTDTEAVGDSKLVILWGTNTLTSNPHLWPFVRAARERGAPVIAIDPLTTRTTAQCDRHLMIRPGTDAALALGMMHVLFSEGLADRDYLERHTLGADRLEARVREYPVERVAAICELPSEDIVRLAREYAAAKPAFIRVNYGLQRHAGGGMAVRCIASLPAVAGHWRHPAGGVQLSTSAAHKFNKAALERFELIPPGTRTINMSLVAEALTAPDAGVGGPPVQALVVYNSNPGAIAPDRTRVRRGLAREDLFTVVLEHFLTDTAQFADLVLPATTQLEHWDVHLAYGHYYVTLNQPSIAPVGESLPNSEIFRRLAARMGFDDPCFRDSDEEMIRQALASGHQHLEGITFERLLEHGWARLNLPTPWAPYAEGGFATPSGKCEFYSERLAQKGLDPVPTYLPPRESREADPSLATRYPLALISPPAHQFLNSTFVNVDSLRKKAGAPTLRIHPHDAASRQVTEGLTVRCYNDRGGFRAVAVVTAEVKRGVVQAPSIWWGRFAADGMNANETTSVALTDMGGGATFYDNLVEVAPAD; encoded by the coding sequence ATGCCTCCCACCGCACCGCTGCGCCGCGTCGTTCGCGGCGCCTGCCCGCACGACTGCCCCGACACCTGCGCGATGCTCGTCACTATCGAGCGTACCGCCGAAGGCGCATGGCGTGCCGTGGACCTGCGCGGCGACCCGGATCATCCGGTGACCCGCGGCTTCCTCTGCGCCAAGGTCGATCGCTACCTCGAGCGCACCTATCACGCGGATCGCCTCACCAGTCCGCTGCGTCGCGTCGGCGCGAAGGGCGAGGGGAGGTTCGCGCCCGTCTCGTGGGACGAGGCGCTCGACGAGATCGCGCAGCGCCTGCGGCGGGTCTGCGACGAGCATGGGCCGCAGGCGATCCTTCCGTATTCCTACGCCGGGACGATGGGCTTCATCCAGGGCTCCTCGATGGACCGGAGGTTCTTCCACAGACTCGGCGCCTCGCTGCTGGACCGCACCATCTGCTCGACGGCGGGCTCGGTCGGCATGCAGATGACGGTCGGCCAGAACGTCGGTACCGACACCGAGGCGGTGGGCGACTCGAAGCTCGTAATCCTGTGGGGCACCAACACGCTCACGTCCAACCCGCACCTCTGGCCCTTCGTCCGCGCCGCGCGCGAACGAGGCGCGCCGGTGATCGCGATCGATCCCCTCACCACCCGCACCACGGCGCAGTGCGACCGCCACCTCATGATCCGCCCGGGCACGGATGCGGCGCTCGCGCTGGGGATGATGCACGTACTGTTCTCCGAAGGGCTCGCCGACCGCGACTACCTCGAACGGCATACCCTCGGCGCGGACCGGCTCGAGGCACGGGTCCGCGAGTATCCCGTGGAGCGCGTGGCTGCGATCTGCGAACTGCCATCCGAGGACATCGTGCGGCTGGCGCGCGAATACGCTGCCGCAAAGCCGGCGTTCATCAGGGTCAACTACGGACTCCAGCGTCATGCGGGCGGCGGCATGGCGGTGCGGTGCATCGCGTCGCTGCCGGCCGTGGCCGGCCACTGGCGCCACCCCGCCGGCGGCGTGCAGCTGTCGACCTCGGCGGCGCACAAATTCAACAAGGCGGCGCTAGAGCGGTTCGAACTGATCCCGCCCGGCACGCGCACCATCAACATGAGCCTGGTCGCCGAGGCGCTCACCGCGCCCGATGCCGGCGTGGGCGGGCCGCCGGTGCAAGCGCTGGTCGTCTACAACTCCAACCCGGGCGCGATCGCGCCGGACCGGACGCGAGTGCGCCGCGGGCTGGCGCGCGAGGACCTCTTCACCGTCGTGCTCGAGCACTTCCTCACCGACACCGCGCAGTTCGCCGACCTCGTGCTGCCGGCCACCACGCAGCTGGAGCACTGGGACGTGCACCTGGCCTACGGCCACTACTACGTGACGCTGAACCAGCCGAGCATCGCGCCGGTGGGCGAGTCGCTGCCGAACTCGGAGATCTTCCGCCGCCTCGCCGCTCGCATGGGCTTCGACGATCCGTGCTTCCGCGACAGCGACGAAGAGATGATCCGCCAGGCGCTCGCGAGCGGCCACCAGCACCTGGAGGGCATCACCTTCGAGCGGCTGCTCGAGCACGGCTGGGCGCGGCTCAACCTCCCGACCCCCTGGGCGCCGTACGCCGAGGGCGGGTTCGCGACGCCCTCCGGCAAGTGCGAGTTCTATTCGGAGCGGCTGGCGCAGAAGGGGCTCGACCCGGTGCCAACGTATCTGCCGCCGCGTGAGTCTCGCGAGGCGGATCCATCACTGGCGACGCGGTATCCACTCGCACTCATCTCGCCGCCGGCACACCAGTTCCTGAACTCGACCTTCGTGAACGTGGACTCGCTGCGGAAGAAGGCTGGGGCGCCCACTCTGCGCATCCATCCCCACGACGCCGCGTCGCGGCAAGTCACCGAGGGCCTGACGGTGCGGTGCTACAACGACCGTGGCGGCTTCCGGGCGGTGGCGGTGGTGACCGCGGAAGTGAAGCGCGGGGTGGTACAGGCGCCGTCGATCTGGTGGGGCAGGTTCGCGGCGGACGGGATGAACGCGAACGAGACCACGTCGGTCGCCCTGACCGACATGGGCGGCGGCGCGACCTTCTACGACAACCTGGTCGAGGTCGCGCCCGCCGACTGA
- a CDS encoding alpha/beta fold hydrolase, producing the protein MTDVAPILTRADDGVELALFHASPERPRGAPPVLLVHGTFSNRDFFMGGKSERGLARVLAERGFDSWVAELRGHGRSGEAGRNSAWHFEDWIRRDAPALVRGVLEATGRDRVVWLGHSAGGVIAVAFLGAGSDLARSVVGLVLAGTPAPTGLGILQYPMAAAVLAVTRTLGRFPARLLGLGPEDEHAGIMEQWLRWNLRGRWVGDDGTDYFAGCRRITVPVLALAGGGDWLIAPPSICEDLVNEFGSADKTFMNCGRAEGFTEDFDHNRLLVSSTARAEVWPVIADWLESRFG; encoded by the coding sequence GTGACGGACGTAGCGCCGATCCTCACCCGCGCCGACGACGGCGTGGAGCTGGCCCTCTTTCATGCGTCTCCCGAGCGGCCGCGAGGCGCACCGCCGGTACTCCTGGTGCACGGCACATTCTCGAACCGCGACTTCTTCATGGGTGGGAAGAGCGAGCGCGGGCTGGCGCGGGTGCTGGCCGAACGCGGGTTCGACTCGTGGGTCGCGGAGCTGCGCGGCCACGGCCGCTCGGGGGAGGCCGGGAGGAACAGCGCGTGGCACTTCGAGGACTGGATCCGGCGCGACGCGCCGGCGCTGGTGCGTGGCGTCCTCGAGGCAACCGGCCGCGATCGGGTCGTCTGGCTGGGCCACAGCGCCGGCGGTGTGATCGCCGTCGCGTTCCTGGGAGCGGGGAGCGATCTTGCGCGCAGCGTCGTGGGTCTCGTCCTCGCCGGCACTCCCGCGCCCACCGGTCTGGGCATCCTGCAGTACCCGATGGCGGCGGCGGTGCTGGCCGTCACCCGCACCCTGGGCCGGTTCCCGGCGCGGCTTCTGGGGCTGGGGCCGGAAGACGAGCATGCGGGCATCATGGAGCAGTGGCTGCGCTGGAACCTGCGCGGCCGCTGGGTGGGCGACGACGGCACCGACTACTTCGCCGGTTGCCGGAGGATCACGGTTCCCGTGCTCGCGCTCGCGGGCGGTGGCGACTGGCTGATCGCGCCGCCATCAATCTGCGAGGACCTCGTGAACGAGTTCGGCAGCGCCGACAAGACCTTCATGAACTGCGGCCGCGCGGAGGGCTTCACCGAGGACTTCGACCACAACCGGCTGCTGGTCTCCAGCACCGCGCGTGCTGAAGTGTGGCCGGTGATCGCCGACTGGCTGGAGAGCCGCTTCGGGTGA
- a CDS encoding HAD family phosphatase: MDALLLDFNGVVVNDEPLHFASFRDVLSDEGLTLDEPTYYADYLGFDDHASFREAYRRANRPLEPRTAKRLVGRKAERYAAFAARDLPIVPGVTGFVRRAAARWRVAIASGALRGEIEFGLACAGISDVVEVIVSAEDVGITKPDPAGYRLALARLGAPCGEPGTPRAVVVEDSLPGLYAARALGAGCVMLTTSHHAGALAAADRVWASFEGHLPAELDALLQPVQTATRV; this comes from the coding sequence ATGGACGCTCTGCTGCTCGACTTCAACGGCGTCGTCGTGAACGACGAACCCCTGCACTTCGCGTCCTTCCGCGATGTCCTGTCCGATGAGGGGCTCACCCTCGACGAGCCCACCTATTACGCCGACTATCTCGGATTCGACGACCACGCCTCGTTCCGGGAAGCGTACCGGCGGGCGAACCGCCCGCTGGAGCCGCGCACCGCGAAACGCCTGGTAGGCCGGAAGGCGGAGCGCTATGCGGCGTTCGCTGCGCGCGACCTGCCGATCGTGCCCGGAGTGACCGGCTTCGTGCGCCGCGCCGCCGCGCGCTGGCGGGTTGCGATCGCGAGCGGAGCGCTTCGCGGCGAGATCGAGTTCGGGCTGGCCTGCGCGGGCATCTCGGACGTCGTCGAGGTCATCGTGAGCGCCGAAGACGTCGGCATCACCAAGCCGGACCCCGCGGGCTACCGGCTCGCGCTCGCGCGACTCGGCGCGCCATGCGGCGAGCCAGGGACGCCCCGCGCCGTCGTCGTCGAGGACTCGCTGCCCGGACTCTACGCGGCCCGCGCGCTGGGAGCAGGCTGCGTGATGCTGACCACCTCGCACCACGCCGGCGCGCTGGCGGCGGCCGACCGCGTCTGGGCCTCGTTCGAGGGCCACCTTCCCGCCGAGCTCGACGCGCTGCTCCAGCCCGTGCAGACCGCTACCCGTGTTTGA